TATCTTATTGTTCCTTGATAATGTAAGGACATCCAGTGAAGTACATGGGTTTTGTTGGTGCTGTGTGCTTGGGTGTTTATGGGGTTACCTTCCATAAAGCTCTGTCAGGCAGAACTGGGCTTCCTAGTTTATTCTTGGTAAGTGGGAAACTTTGAATAAGAAAAGCTTGGGAAACCTGTTGTTGATTCATTTAAATCTTTCTGTCTTGATTTAATATGTATATTACAGTAAATCCAGGCTGAAGACAACCAGGATCTCTGGCCACTCTTCCAAATGGCTGACACAGTGCAACTAGTTGGATCATCTTCCGCTATCCTCCCAGTTACATTGTCTGTAAGATGGATCAAAAGCTGGACATTGAACAGGTGCtttgcatcacaggtggcaggttACCTTGCTGCACTGAAATTTTGGCCCCTTTGATAATTTCTATAAATATATTTCAATGTATTAATGCAAATTTTATTAGAACAGATACAAGGGAGTCTTACAAAGCTGAATCTAAAAACGCTTTACTTCAACATTAGGTTAGTATCAATATTATGCATATtgcaaagaaactgaaaaactCTACATTAGCAAGTTTTGCTACCAATGAAAATTCATCATTTTGAATCTTCTAGCCATTTCTTTAcatgagaaaataaaactaagaattataaattattaaaagaagtaaaataatcagtaaaaataattacatgagGAAGATGCATTCTCTGATTGCAAAGGATAAAAACGGTTTTAAGATGCAAAATGCATTACCTTTCTGGTTAGCAGGTGCTTCCAAACGAATGAACAAGCAATAACAAAAATTACCTACCTGTGCACATACATATTCATCAGGTATTGAATGTCAACAAAACTAAGAAGCTCGGTTAATAAGCAACAATATACCTATTTTGAACACATTGACTTCCATTGGATTGTCACTGGGCTTTTGGGAAGCTTCTTTATGTTAACAACTTTGGGGTTCAGAATTGATAGGAAACTATAATGTGATTGCATTTTTCCaataatgtggttttcatttaggTTCCATATAACTTCAGTGAGATTGGCACACatccagaactctactaacaacacctgttggcatggatgtgAAGGAAAGGTGAACTAtttcattgttggtgggagtgcaCACTAGAACGACCCTATGGAAGtgagtatggagagtgctaagacagcTGAAAATGGATTTACTGTATGGCCCAGCTATCCTacatctgggaatatatccaaaggaaatgaaatttgcgtTTGAGAAAATGACCTATAATCCTATATATACATCAGCAAAATCCACAATAGCGAatacatggaaataacccagatgcctgtcagaCAGGAATGGATAAATAAGTTGTGGTACATCTAccccatgaaatactactcagtcattagaaagaatgaaactcCATAATTTACAACAAAACGAAACCAACaagagaacattatgctcagtgaaataagccaatcccacaACAACAAATATCATGTGGTCTCTCTGATATAAGCTAACTTTCATGCCAAACACAAGATAAATATTCAGATAACATGTACATGCATTATATTCATCCAGAGAAacagtataatggagactaacacaaCAAGATGTAAAGATAtgttgtagtatgcatctctatttctgaataaatGAAAGACTCCCAATAACACTGTTAAATGCATGTTTAACAGTTTAATGATAGGGtgttggactttctaccattgtctaaaaCAACAATATCATGAGGcacttaaataacaaaatcaTAACCTTGAGAATTGTTGCTAAAGGAATataatattgtaataacatagggggaAATAGGGGAGGAAAAAAGGGGACATTGGAAGGGGAAGTCCCTGagtctatggagctgtatcatgaaataaaaaaattttacaaaagttTCTGAGACTCACTTATGTATTTCTGGagtaaagaataataataattcatACCGTACAGTTCCCCTGGAAGTTTCCAGTCTCCCAGTGAATACGCTATTGTGGTGGTACTGGGACCATGGACTTGAGTTTGTATGGCTTTGTTCACCATCAAGTTACATCAGCAAGTACTAGTCTCCCTGAAAGCTGAGAATCTTTTAGTAGAAATACTTAGGAATCTCAAGCAGTCATTATTTAAGATTTCCTGTATTAAGtttgtgcctttttaaaaataaatcctgagTGGTAACAAAATTAAAGTAATCTGCAGAAAGTTAACTTTGTTCTCTTTGAGCTCCATGTGTTATGTTCCTAGCTGACATCTGACTTTCATCCACCCAAATTATGTAGAGGTTACATGAGGCAGAAACTGCAAATAATGAAAGGCAAGCTGTCTTCATTTGCGTGCTCACAAATAAGAACTCGGCTTTCACGCCAACATCAGCTACAGACATTTCTAGCACATGACTAAAATATGAAGTGTAGGAACAGGAGATCTTTTGAATTGTTTTCACAGTCCCGGAGTGTGCCATCAATACGGCAATGACCTCATCCATTAGATGCTTTGGTACTTTCTTCTTCACCTTGGCCACTAACTCTGAAGCTCCAGAAATCACGTGTTGAAAGAGCTTCAAATCAGGACGCTGAGGAATCCAATGGTCCTGGGCTTGCCTGCCCCTACCCTACTAGATCAGAGACAGCAAGCTTAGTAAAGAGCATCTTAATGACAGCTGGTTTGGGGAATTTCACCTGTGCCTTCACTGTTTGGTAACTGCATCGCTTCACTCAAAAGACAAAAGATGCCCACATCTGATCGCTCCGGCGTTGTCCAGAACTGCTTTGAGTTTGGATGCTACTAATATTGTGAGAGTGAATGACCATTAGTCTATGTTTTTATAATGTGGGATAAGAATTATTGCTGTTGCCCAAGAGGAATCTAGTATAACAGCTTTGACTTACTAATGTTCACAGTGTATCGTATTGGCTAAGAATAGTAAATCTCCCACCTTTATTTTTCTgccatttaagaagaaaaaaaaatcagaggttaATTCTAGTGGTGCTGTTTGTGCATGTTTtggattttgtttattgttttatagCAACGACTGTGGATGGAGCTAGAGATGGAGTGAACATGAATGAAACATGATTTTTGAAGACCAACCTGACAAATGCTGTAACCCTTTCAAGTATACCATTTCTCACAGTAGCAAATGTCATGCTGGAACAAAATTACTGTTATGACCTATGCTTTTAATATATTTCCTGTGTAAACATCTCAGAAAGATGCAATTCTGTGGCAAAGGATCCCAACTTCTAGCACAGACCCAAAGGTAGCTTGTGTTAGCTTTATTTCTTTGGTCCCCAGTGTCCCTTTAGTTGACTTTGAGGAATAATTGTGTTGTGCTGTTTGTTTCCTCACCTTCATCAGGCAATGTGTCCTTTATCTGAATGTTACCTCTCACAAGGCTTGTGGAATATGGGTTGGTGGGAATAAGGAAAGATTGACAAATACTAGTTTTCATTGAGGAGTGTGCCCTACTGAGTAAGGAAGAATAGCCTGAGGAGGATTCTTGCACCATGGGTGAATTCATAGTCATTGTCTAATTTAATGTGCACACAAAAATTACCAATTATAGAGAATCTTCAATAGGATAAAATAAGAAcgtgacaatatttttaaaaccatgttTTTAACAAATGTCAAAGAACTGAGCATATGCTAGATGCATGGCAAAGAATGGCAAACCTAAACTGGTGGAATTCAGAGACAGGGAGTTAGAAGAATATAATGAGTGTATGTTTGTGCCTCTGCGTGTTGCACAAGTGTGTCTGTGTTACCATATCTTTGTGAAAAGCAAATGATGAATAGTATTCCCAATAAACAAATTGTTGGATGAGATTGCTAGACAGCTATGACATTTTGTACAAACACCTTCAAGATCCTATGCCAAGATCCCCATATAGGtcaactttttaaagtttggGATACCCTGGTGGTTGTGAATGTTCATATAACTCTTTAATCTTGTACACaggatgtgtatttattttatgatgtttCTTTACTAGTACACAAGTTGCTTTTACAAATGataaaagaacaagaaataaaGTATCTCCTTATTCATAGATTATGTAATGAGAATTCAGCATTTCCTTATTTGCTAACGACAATAACCTTTCTTCACAGGATCTGAATGAGAGGTctagaaaatcagaaaataatcagaaagagagaatgaagaatCCTTTGGCAAGCCTGatattgcatatttttaataGGAGAACTATTGGATTTTAAACAAGAAtgtatttgtaatattttaatgAATGCCTAAAGAAATAATCAGCAGGCTTCTTTGAAATAGGGAAATTCTCTTATGAAAAATGGCTATTGATTTACTGACTGTATTTTTATTGATTGCGGTTGTGGAGTTCATAATGGGAAATTTAGGCAACAAATTCATAGCAGTGGTGAACTGCATTGCCTGGACCAGGAGAAGAAAGCTCTATTTATGTGATCACCTCCTCACTGCTTTGgcaatttcaaatatttgtttactcTGGTTCTTATTCATAAGTTATTTACTTTCAATCTTTTACCcaatgaaaactttcaaaaagGAAATAGTAACCATTATGAATAATGTCTGGATTGTGACGTGTCATTTTAGCATCTGGTTTGCCACAAGTCTTAGCCTCTTTTATTTTCTCAAGATAGCCAGTTTTTCTAACTCGGTTTTTCTCTACCTGAAATGGAGAGTTGAAAAAGTGGTCTCAGTAACACTGCTGCTGTCTTTGTTACTGTTGCTTTGTAACATTGTGCAGGCAAACATAGAAATTGGCATTCGCATTAAATTACATAAAAGGAACATGACATTGGATCACATTTCTATGGAATCTGCACATTTATTCACAATTCTTATGTCGGTTGAGTCTTTGTTTATGGTCATACCTTTCACCGTGTCCCTGACAGCTTTCCTCCTGCTCATCTTCTCCCTCTGGAAACATCTCAGGAAGATGCAACTCAATGCCAGGGAATCCagagatgccagcaccaaagcCCACTTAAAAGGCTTGCAGACTGTGATTGCTTCCAATGTACTATGgatcattttcttcctctctatcctcgtACTAACCTGGAGTCCAGAGTTGCAGGAAAAACATCTGATCATTATGGTTTTCTATGTCTTTGCAATGTCTTATCCTTCAGGCCACTCATGCATCCTGATTCTGGGGAACAGAAAGCTGAAACTGGCCTCAATCTCTGTGctgtggtggctgaagtcctggttCAAAAAGTGTTTCTTAAGATATATCCGCAGTTAAGGGAATCATCTTGCATTGTCCAGAGGAAAATCAGTTCATATGCATTTGTGTCTGTTTCAAATGTTATATCCCTGTACTCTTATTATTATGGTATGTAAAAATTTGTGTGGTGTATGAACATAGGTTGTGAAAAAACAGTACGTTAACATACAAGCTAGTAGAATAAACgcaaatatatttaaatgcaCTTACACCAAATAAATTGTGGATATATGACTTTTAAATGTTAGcacacaacaaggtggaggaatccaccatggtgggagggtttggggaggggtggggagaatccaagtacctatgaaactgtgtcacataatacaatgtaattaatgaattaaaaataataaataaaaaaatgttagcacactttatataaataatatatcacTTTCATGTGTGTCACTCATGTTTTTGAGGTTGTAACATGagataattttaatatatataaaatatgcgcTTATTCATGTAACATACAGTGGATTAAAACAGAAACTTGTAGTTTTATAACCATAAAACAATCTAAATCTTGGATAAAATtctaacattcaaataaaaataaagaataatactATTTTACTATTTGAAACTGATAACATAAGTCTTCATTTAAAGTACGTTATCTAATTTCTAAAGTTGCTATATATCCCTCAGGATCATGATTGAGCATTCAAACTACTTATTCATAATTTCGCTTTCACATAATAGAGTATTGAAGAATATGCATCATTACGAAAATGTAATTCACATTTGAAATACAATGAATTATCAAATAAATTCCATTAACTCTGATGGCaggtttggttttgctttgtaaTAGTGGTATCACTCTGAGAAACTGCAGAGCTCAgcatttaaaacaatgttttaaaacagattatttgtttatttgaatctAAGAGAGTTTGACAAAgagaagtggggagggggagagagagagagagggagagagagagaggatatacATATTTTCCATCTACAGATTCACTTTACAGATGGGCACAATGGCTAGGTATGTGCcacgctgaagtcaggagccaggaacttcatcagggaCTCTCACATAGATGGCAAGGGCCAtatccttggaccatcttctgttgttcttCCTAGATCTTGAGCAGGAAGCTTCTATAAGTCTTGCTGAGTCACTGCAGCATGTTGGGTAAGTTTTGAGCTAGACTGGGAGATGGGATCTAAATCTAAAAAACTGGTTTGATTGGCCTATTATGCCAACTTAATTACTGTTTGATTAGAAGTTCCTCAGATGGTAAAAACCTTCCATCCCAGAtccaaaggaaagagagagaataccCCTCCTCATTGCTAGGATTTATGTGATCCCAGAAAAGAGAGTGTTTACATGAACTACACCCCAGGATTCAGGTGAAAGGAAGGGTCCTAGGGTGTTTGACTTGATTGAGAAATTGATAGGTGGAATTTGCATACCTAGCAGGGGAAATACAGCTTCTAAGTTGTGACCTTAAACTATCTACGTGTCCCAAGTCATTTGTCCCTTAGAGATTTCCATCCCTTAATCGGAAGGATTCCTGATAGATACAGGGTCATCACATCTGTAGAAACTTCCTGCTGATTAAGGGCATATCTGCctattccaggagccaggaacttcctctgggtttcctacacaggtgcagggtcccagggccctggggccgtctccgactgctttcctaggtcacagcagggagctggatgggaagctgggcctccaggattagaaccagcacccatatgagatcccagtgcatgcaagagtaggacttcagccactaggctaccatgctggtcccctTCTCTGGGCCTTTTTTATTCCACTACTTGATATTCACTATCATATCCTTTAATACATCCCTAACGACTTTCCTCCTGTTCATATTCTTCCCTGTGCAGACATCTCAGGGAGATGCAGTTCAGTGCCTCGGGATCCAGAGAGGTTCCAAGACCCACCTGCAAAGCTTGCAGACTGTGGTTGCCTTCCTcctgttttatgttttctttctgtctcttgtcacacaagttttaaattttgagCCACATGAAAAATATGTCAACATTCTGCTTTGCAATATTTTGGCAATGACTTTCGTTCAGGCCATTCATGTGTCCTGATTCTGGGAAACAAGAAGCTGAAACAGACCTCTCTTTCTGAGCTGGGGCGGTGGAAGCACAGGTGCAAACAGGCAGAACCCTGATTACCTTCTAGCATTTAAGGAGTCATCCTTTACGACTGGGTGAAATTCATCTATTAAGAACTTTTGTGTGTCAAAAATTTCTCTATTTCAATGTCCTGATCTTTTAAAGTGTGTTTGGAATAATCACTGACAAAATCTATTATATGATGCCATCATACATGCAAGTATGTGTGTTAGTGTACTGAATGTGAGGACATGTCATTTCCATGTAAGATCCTTTTATAATAACTGAGTATAAACATTGCGTCATTCATTGacctttttgaaatttaaaaatcagaaatttaaacTTCTATATTATACATGTACACATGAGAGTAACTAAAATTAGAACTTCAGAATTACATTTGAattataaatctaaaaaagtGCTAGTGTTTAAAATAAGATATACAAGATAAAATATATTGTTCAAAAACATACAGTAAAATCACTGCATTAAACATTAGATCCCATTTATATAACTTTTTAGAAAATCCTCAATATATGAGGATTTGTTATATCATATTTTCTATGTATATATTAGTTTTAAATTCAAGAAACCTTGAATcatctcattattattattatgaatatTTAATTTACACTAAATGATCTTATATGTAACaatatagattttctttttattttaaactggAATTAAGGTATCAAAATTCCGTTTCATCAATAAAGTGAAGTTTCTTCGCAGTTTCAATTATACCAAGCATTAAACTCCATTTCAGATTCAATATCATAGACCATAAAATGACTGATGCCAGTTTTATAGTTGTATATCATTCTGATAGTCCATAATCTTGTTACGTTTTATCTTGTCATGTTCTCCTGTTTCACTGTTGGTTAAAAACCAATCAGGTTGTGATAGGAATGTGCATTCATAGGAGTTATGTTCAATCAACATGTAATTCAGAAGacagtatgtgtgtatataagtaTTTGTATTTAGATGTAAATAATCCTTACTTATGTTAATAATACATGTGAAAGTTAGCTTCCATttgcggtgccagcatctcatatcagaacaGTGCATTAAGTTCTTGTTGCTTTCctatttctatccagctccccgctaatgctcCTGGAGAAGTGTAAGATGATGGTCCAAACACTGAGACCTCTGCCTTCCACAAGGAACACAcaagcagagctcctggctcctagatttggcctggTGCAGTCAGAGCTATGTGGCCATTGcagagtaaaccaatgggtggaaaAGTCACCTCTCTCTTTCAtccccttcctgtctccctcacCTCTCCCTATGTCATgccactttttgaaaaaaaaaataataaagctttaAATGATGATAATAAGTGTACATGTGAATCTTTGTTTTATTAAATTCACTACATGGAGTAATGTGATAGAATCATGGTCATGAGCTTTGTATTCCATATGTTCA
Above is a window of Ochotona princeps isolate mOchPri1 chromosome 27, mOchPri1.hap1, whole genome shotgun sequence DNA encoding:
- the LOC131478094 gene encoding taste receptor type 2 member 140-like — its product is MKTFKKEIVTIMNNVWIVTCHFSIWFATSLSLFYFLKIASFSNSVFLYLKWRVEKVVSVTLLLSLLLLLCNIVQANIEIGIRIKLHKRNMTLDHISMESAHLFTILMSVESLFMVIPFTVSLTAFLLLIFSLWKHLRKMQLNARESRDASTKAHLKGLQTVIASNVLWIIFFLSILVLTWSPELQEKHLIIMVFYVFAMSYPSGHSCILILGNRKLKLASISVLWWLKSWFKKCFLRYIRS